The Mauremys mutica isolate MM-2020 ecotype Southern chromosome 1, ASM2049712v1, whole genome shotgun sequence genome has a segment encoding these proteins:
- the CDNF gene encoding cerebral dopamine neurotrophic factor isoform X2: MATIEKELVNSCMDTKGKEHRLCYYIGATSDAATKIISEVSRPMSAHVPVSKICEKLKKNDVQICELKYERKLDLNSVDLSKMRVVELRKILDSWGEVCRACIEKTDFVNLIKELAPKYMLTNPKSDL; the protein is encoded by the exons ATGGCCACCATAGAGAAAGAACTGGTTAACAGCTGCATGGATACAAAAGGAAAAGAACACCGCTTG TGCTATTACATTGGGGCAACAAGCGATGCAGCCACGAAGATCATCAGTGAGGTCAGCCGCCCAATGAGTGCTCATGTGCCTGTGTCGAAGATATGCGAGAAACTGAAGAAGAATGACGTTCAGATCTGTGAGCTCAAATATG AAAGGAAACTGGACTTAAACTCGGTGGATCTCTCCAAGATGAGAGTGGTTGAGCTGAGGAAGATCCTGGATAGCTGGGGAGAAGTGTGCAGAGCATGCATAGAGAAAACAGACTTTGTGAACTTGATTAAGGAGCTGGCACCTAAGTATATGCTTACAAACCCCAAATCAGACCTTTGA